A DNA window from Prosthecobacter debontii contains the following coding sequences:
- a CDS encoding type IV pilus modification PilV family protein, whose amino-acid sequence MKTSFQRLCRRGYTLIEVLAAGAVVSVGMAAAVSLTSSLMLQEELAWRTAITRNYQENTMRLWQLGLSPSFSKEVTNITAVMPRQSYSPKLNEAINGEPYLMEMGKTTVEGLGTLQLATIQASVNVSSDATKEIQGSSFSLNGYRPLLPINLRTSAANP is encoded by the coding sequence ATGAAAACCTCTTTTCAACGTTTATGTCGCCGAGGTTACACTCTTATCGAAGTGCTGGCCGCCGGTGCTGTCGTGTCTGTGGGGATGGCGGCGGCCGTGAGTTTGACGAGCTCTCTCATGCTCCAGGAAGAGTTGGCTTGGCGCACGGCCATCACGCGCAACTATCAGGAAAACACGATGCGGCTTTGGCAGCTCGGCCTGAGTCCTTCCTTCAGCAAGGAAGTCACTAACATCACTGCGGTGATGCCCCGCCAGAGCTACAGCCCGAAGCTGAATGAAGCCATCAATGGCGAACCCTATCTGATGGAGATGGGAAAGACGACCGTGGAAGGCCTGGGCACCTTGCAGCTCGCGACTATTCAGGCCTCTGTCAATGTCTCCAGTGACGCAACGAAGGAGATTCAAGGTAGTTCTTTTAGCCTGAATGGATATCGCCCTCTCTTGCCTATCAATCTGCGGACCAGCGCCGCCAATCCCTAA